The following is a genomic window from Sutcliffiella horikoshii.
AAGGGGGCTCTACGTTCCTCTGATTTCGAGAAAGATCCCTTGTTCGCACAAACCTTTCTCCCCTCACAACCATTCCAACCAAATGATGTTTTATTGGTTGTCTCCACATCTGGAAGAAACCCTGTTCCGATAGATGTTGCACAGTATGGGAAAAAAATGGGACTGAGGGTCGTGACTATATCATCTCATGCCTACCACACCCTTTCTTCTCGTCATTCTACCGGTTTACATTTAGCGGCTGCAGCTGATATCGCTCTTGATAATCTTATCCCTGTAGGAGATGCCTTGATAACTTTACATAATCATCATTCAACCAATAGTATAGGACCAGGATCCACTATCATAAATGTAGCCATCCTGAATCAAATAATTGTTAATTCCGTTGAACTTCTTATTAAAAAAGGAATGGAGATTCCTATATTTAAAAGTGGGAATGTTGACGGTTCTGAGGAGCACAATAACCAATTGATAAATAAGTATGGAAAGAGAATTGAATTCTTTTAAAAGTACTACCACTTCGTGTGCAATAGGAAAAGAGCCGGGCTATCATGATCCGGCTCTTTTCCATTTAACAGTTCTGAAAATTAGCTTCTCCTATCTGCGTCACTATTACTTTCCCATTCTCGTCTAATAAAGGGGTGAGTGCGCACCCTTGCGCACTCCATGTGTATAAATAATTAACACCAGTTTGACGATCAATCCATATAGATATTAGGCTACCTTGTTGAGAAGTTTGTACCAACTTTTCATCAAAACGTTTATCATCATTTTTATCTTTTTTATCTTTTTTATTGAACATCATTTACCACTCCTTATAAATAAAGTGGAATAACTAACATATTTTCTTGATCCTAAAATCACTCTACTTCTACTATTCCAATCGTTAGTTGAAAGTACATCATTTCACAAACTTGTTTAAGTTGGAAGAAATAATGTTTATTTTTTAAATGATAATCCTTCTTCTTTTAATGAAGTTCTCATAATTGGAAAGGAAGCAGGTCCAATACCATGGATTTTTAAAATTTCTTTTTCGGTATACTTTGAAAGTTTTTGTAAAGTATCAATCCCTTCATGCACTAAGGCATTTCTTGCAGGTGAACTTAGTTTGGATAGGAAGCCACTTTCAGGTTTATTCTCTTTATCACAGGTAGGACAACTTTGACAATCACTGCTTTTGTAAAACTTATGACCTTTTTCACAAACCCTTAATTTTTTTTCAGATGTCAAAATAAACCCTCCAAACAAATTCTATATGTGCAACACCTTGTCCATAATATCAACTACTCTATAAAAGTCCAATAACTTATATTTCTTATTTGAATGCAACAGTCAAGTAAACAATATGTTATGTCCTCCTCTTTAGCTATATGAAGAAACCGGCGTTTTAAATTTTCACTTTAAGAGCAAACAAGGCCGTACCTCGCTCAGAGAGTTTGTTCTTTCTATTAATAACTAGTTATCCTCTGGGTATGAGTGCTTGCTATTAATTAAGGTTTTTAAATCACCTCTATAGAGCGTATCTTTTAATTCTTCGTATCTAAAGGGAATTAGTGGAGTAAGATAGGGAACACCTGCAGACTTGAGGTTTGTCATATACAATATCAGAATTGTCGTGCCCACAATTAAACCAGAAAACCCCCAAAAAACAGCAATTAGCAAAAAGATGAAACGAAGTGTCGCCATTGAATCAGCTAATCCTCTGTAAACAATAAGAAAACTTGCTAAAAATGTAATTCCTATGGTGATTAAACTTGCAGGATGAATAATTTTTGCTGTCACAGCAGTTTCACCAATAACAATTGTAGCAACTAACGATATAAGAATGATGGCACTTTTAGGAATTCTAAAAGAAGCGTCTGTAAGCATTTTTAATAATATAATTAAAAATAACATTTCCCAAAAGGCTGGTAATAACTCACCATCTGAGAACAAGGATTTTACTATTTTTTTGGAGTACTCATCTTGATGGAATTTTTCTAATGTGACATATATTGCAGGTAGATACACTGATAAGAAAAAACCCATTAATCGAATGATTCTGGTTGTAAATCGGCCTGCTTTAAAGTAATAATCATCTGGTGTTTGAAAAGCGTCGATAAATAGTGACGGTGTAATAATAGCAAAAGGAGTACCATCTACAATAACCCCCACCTTTCCTTCATACAACGCGGAAGCAAGAACATCTGGCCGTTCTGTTGTTTTATTTAAATTAAAGATACTTTTCTGCCCTTCAATTACCTCGTCTATAATTCTTGCTTCTAAAATGTATTTTACGGATAGATTACTTAAACGAGATTGAACTTTCTCTAATACACCTTTTTCCACAATCCCATTCATATAAATGATGGATACTTTCGTCTTGGAAATAAGTCCCATTTCCGTATTTTCTACGCATAGCATTGGAGATTTAATAATGGAACGTAAAATATTTATATTTGACTTGAGTTTTTCTGTTAAACCAATCGTAGGTCCTACAGGTATACGTTCACCGTGGGCTTCTTCAATACTTCGCTCATTCCACATAGGAGTATCGACTATTATTCCAATGTCATGGCCTTCAATTAGAATAGCAGTTTTTCCGTTAACTATTGCATCTACTATATCTTGAAATTCAGAATTTGTTTTTACATTAACCGATTCAATAACTTCACTGACTAAATTAATTAAATTGTTTTTCACTTCCACTGTTTCTTCAAAATAAAGGATTGGCTTAATTACAACGTCCTGAATTATTTTTGTATCAATAATGCCATCAATATACAAAATGGCAGCATTCTCTGATTTTTCATTTCCAAACTTTAAGTTTCTCACAACTAAATCAGATGTTTGATTAAATAAGTACTGTATATATTGTATATTATCATCAAGTTTTTTTTGAATATTTTTCACTATAAGTCTCCTCAAGGCTAAAGAATTTAGACTTATTATGTGAGGAGATTATTTCTTTATTCCTTTTACTATTTGACAAAAAAGTGAGTGTCAATCCTTATTCTAAAAATTTTTCATATTCATCTGCCAGAGGTTATTGGGAGGAATGGTGGTAAATCGAAATTAAACACAGCAGGAAGGAGAACACCTCATTGGTTTTTCCTTCCTGCTGTTCCCTTTAACACTCTACTTTTTCTAGTTTATATTCCTTATGTCTGTTCTCTGTTCTCAATAATTTGATATATTTCTCTTCATGCTCCGAAGTAGCATAGATTCTATACTGCCAAAACGCTAACAGACATTTTTTAAATCGCTCCATATTTCCTATCCTATTAGATAATTCCGCCACCTCTAAAAGAACTATCATACCCTCTTCAAATTGACTGCATTTACATTGAAACAAAGCATAAGCATAGCGAAAATCTAAATACATTTTTTCTTTTAACCAAGGTTCCTTACTTACAGCCATATCATCAATAATATGTTTATATTTTTTTATTAACCCTTTAGCATCATCTATCCGATCTAATCGAACATACGTCTCTAATAATCTAGGCAAACCCACATACAAATCTTCTCTCCCCTCAAGCCAAGAGAGATATTCATCAACATATTCTGAGTGTCCAAAGTCCAATAGGGCAACATATCTATTACCAACTGATGTATCCGCAAAAAAACCGTTTATATGGGCATACTGCTTTATAAGATCTAGCACTTCTTCAAGCGAGGCCCCTAATCTAGTCAAAGCAAAGCTCTTATACATTAGAGCCCGCCCATAGTACTCGCCTTCAGATGCCAATTTCTCTAATTTTTCAGCGTAATTCAGTACCTGGCTCCAATCTTCACGCCGATAGTAATCTGCCATGATCCACATGAATGCTTCCTTCCTATTTTCAATTGGCATATTTGCCAGTTGATCTAGTAAATGAGTTAGTGCATGCTGGCCCTCATCTGTCATTCTTACGATATAAAACTTCCGAAAATAGCTAACCGATATTTTTTCAGAGAAGCGATCCAACTCATTATCAATAATTACCTCATAAAGAGGTAGTGCTTGCTTTTCTTTACCTTCATGAAAAAGCTTTTCCGCCACTGAAAAGATGTATAGTAAGTTTTTCTTTCTAATTGTTTTCGAATTTTCTTCCAACATAAAACTTAATAAATCATTACAATGCTTTATATGCCCTTTGGCTGCGCACTTATATAAGAACTGAGTACTTCGGCGCTTATCGATACGGTTT
Proteins encoded in this region:
- a CDS encoding RNA polymerase alpha subunit C-terminal domain-containing protein; translated protein: MTSEKKLRVCEKGHKFYKSSDCQSCPTCDKENKPESGFLSKLSSPARNALVHEGIDTLQKLSKYTEKEILKIHGIGPASFPIMRTSLKEEGLSFKK
- a CDS encoding helix-turn-helix domain-containing protein encodes the protein MNVVLFQEIQKYMQWKEWNKTELSKNSGIHISEISRILNHRQPLSLQNLDAITSAFGLAEGTLYSHYIEECLNEGNRIDKRRSTQFLYKCAAKGHIKHCNDLLSFMLEENSKTIRKKNLLYIFSVAEKLFHEGKEKQALPLYEVIIDNELDRFSEKISVSYFRKFYIVRMTDEGQHALTHLLDQLANMPIENRKEAFMWIMADYYRREDWSQVLNYAEKLEKLASEGEYYGRALMYKSFALTRLGASLEEVLDLIKQYAHINGFFADTSVGNRYVALLDFGHSEYVDEYLSWLEGREDLYVGLPRLLETYVRLDRIDDAKGLIKKYKHIIDDMAVSKEPWLKEKMYLDFRYAYALFQCKCSQFEEGMIVLLEVAELSNRIGNMERFKKCLLAFWQYRIYATSEHEEKYIKLLRTENRHKEYKLEKVEC
- a CDS encoding DUF6440 family protein, which encodes MMFNKKDKKDKNDDKRFDEKLVQTSQQGSLISIWIDRQTGVNYLYTWSAQGCALTPLLDENGKVIVTQIGEANFQNC
- a CDS encoding sugar isomerase domain-containing protein — protein: MDTSYLSAVQQLLTKVEKKNNMEIEQSSSLLADCFGNEGILHVFGCGHSHMIAEEVFYRAGGIVPIRPLFVEDLMLHKGALRSSDFEKDPLFAQTFLPSQPFQPNDVLLVVSTSGRNPVPIDVAQYGKKMGLRVVTISSHAYHTLSSRHSTGLHLAAAADIALDNLIPVGDALITLHNHHSTNSIGPGSTIINVAILNQIIVNSVELLIKKGMEIPIFKSGNVDGSEEHNNQLINKYGKRIEFF
- a CDS encoding spore germination protein, with product MKNIQKKLDDNIQYIQYLFNQTSDLVVRNLKFGNEKSENAAILYIDGIIDTKIIQDVVIKPILYFEETVEVKNNLINLVSEVIESVNVKTNSEFQDIVDAIVNGKTAILIEGHDIGIIVDTPMWNERSIEEAHGERIPVGPTIGLTEKLKSNINILRSIIKSPMLCVENTEMGLISKTKVSIIYMNGIVEKGVLEKVQSRLSNLSVKYILEARIIDEVIEGQKSIFNLNKTTERPDVLASALYEGKVGVIVDGTPFAIITPSLFIDAFQTPDDYYFKAGRFTTRIIRLMGFFLSVYLPAIYVTLEKFHQDEYSKKIVKSLFSDGELLPAFWEMLFLIILLKMLTDASFRIPKSAIILISLVATIVIGETAVTAKIIHPASLITIGITFLASFLIVYRGLADSMATLRFIFLLIAVFWGFSGLIVGTTILILYMTNLKSAGVPYLTPLIPFRYEELKDTLYRGDLKTLINSKHSYPEDN